The Cupriavidus necator N-1 DNA window CGAGTTCGAAGTGCGCTTCGACAAGGCCGCACGCAAGTTCTTCGACATCACCAAGGAACAGGACGTCAAGGTTGCCGGCCAGCCCAAGTTCGAGATCAAGAACGAAGGCGTGGGCGAGGACGAAGTCGCCTTCGACGCCACCTTCGAGGTGTACCCGGAAGTGACCATCGGCGACCTGTCGGCTGCCGAAGTCACCCGCACGGGCACTGAAATCACCGATGCCGAAGTCGACAAGACCATCGACATCCTGCGCAAGCAGCGCGTGCACTACCACGCCCGCGGCGAAGCCGGCGAGCATGGCGACGGCGGTGCCGACGTCACCGCCCAGAACGGCGACCGCGTGACGCTGGACTTCGTCGGCAAGGTCGACGGTGAAGAGTTCGCCGGCGGCAAGGCCGAGGACTTCCCGTTCGTGCTGGGTGAAGGCCGCATGCTGCCCGAGTTCGAGCAGGCCGCGCTGGGCCTGAAGGTCGGCGAAAGCAAGACCTTCCCGCTGGCCTTCCCGGCCGACTACCACGGCAAGGAAGTGGCCGGCAAGACCGCCGAGTTCACCGTGACGCTGAAGAAGATCGAGTGGGCGCACCTGCCGGAAGTCAATGATGCCTTCGCCAAGTCGCTGGGCATTGCCGACGGCAGCGTCGACAAGATGCGCGCCGACATCCGCGAGAACCTCGAGCGCGAAGTGAAGCGCCGCACGCATTCCATGCTGAAGGACCAG harbors:
- the tig gene encoding trigger factor, which encodes MSNVIENLGKLDRKVTLAIPKAEVEKEKQERLVRLSKTVKMSGFRPGKVPMKMVEKQYGQQVEFEVRFDKAARKFFDITKEQDVKVAGQPKFEIKNEGVGEDEVAFDATFEVYPEVTIGDLSAAEVTRTGTEITDAEVDKTIDILRKQRVHYHARGEAGEHGDGGADVTAQNGDRVTLDFVGKVDGEEFAGGKAEDFPFVLGEGRMLPEFEQAALGLKVGESKTFPLAFPADYHGKEVAGKTAEFTVTLKKIEWAHLPEVNDAFAKSLGIADGSVDKMRADIRENLEREVKRRTHSMLKDQVMEALLKASELDVPKALIEQDQERLVEMARRDLEQRGMPNAKDMPIPAEMFAQQAERRVKLGLILAEIVKANGLEAKADQIKAEIEDFAKSYEDPKEVMRWYYGDQQRLAEMEAYVLENNVVNFVCDKAKVTDKKVSFEELTAEGNQQQA